A section of the Citrus sinensis cultivar Valencia sweet orange chromosome 8, DVS_A1.0, whole genome shotgun sequence genome encodes:
- the LOC102607193 gene encoding B-box zinc finger protein 19, translating to MRTLCDVCESAAAILFCAADEAALCRSCDEKVHMCNKLASRHVRVGLANPSDVPRCDICENAPAFFYCEIDGSSLCLQCDMTVHVGGKRTHGRYLLLRQRVEFPGDKAGRLEELALQSLDQNKITRDQTQPFRITARENQQNHRGSPVPMLDGNADGDGKVDNKLIDLNARPNRGQASNNQGMDVLSGTNHDSAGVVPVGSFKREPEN from the exons atgCGAACGCTTTGCGACGTGTGTGAAAGCGCAGCTGCGATTCTTTTCTGCGCTGCTGATGAGGCCGCTCTTTGCCGCTCTTGCGACGAAAAg GTCCATATGTGCAATAAGCTTGCTAGTCGTCATGTGAGGGTAGGGCTTGCTAACCCCAGTGATGTCCCACGATGTGACATCTGTGAAAATGCTCCTG CTTTCTTTTACTGTGAGATAGATGGTAGTTCCCTGTGCTTGCAATGCGATATGACTGTTCATGTTGGTGGTAAAAGAACCCATGGGAGATATCTCCTTTTGAGGCAGAGAGTTGAG TTTCCAGGGGACAAGGCTGGTCGTTTGGAGGAACTGGCTCTGCAATCCCttgatcaaaacaaaataacgaGGGACCAGACTCAACCATTTAGGATTACTGCTAGAGAGAACCAGCAAAATCACAGGGGCTCTCCAGTTCCAATGCTAGATGGTAATGCTGACGGTGATGGAAAGGTggacaataaattaattgatctCAATGCGAGGCCCAATCGGGGGCAAGCTTCAAATAATCAG GGTATGGATGTTCTGAGTGGCACTAATCATGATTCCGCTGGTGTGGTTCCTGTTGGTTCCTTCAAAAGAGAGCCTGAAAATTGA